The genomic DNA CAAAGCTGCATCGTTCATCTACTGTTCAATCAGTTCTGCGCAAACGTGCCAGTCATGACAGCGGCGCGTCAAGAGTCGCGTCGGGCAGAACTCACCTCGGACGGATCTGCCCGTTCTCGAAGTACGCGGTGAGCTCCCGGTCCAGCGGCGGGATGTCGTACGGCCGGCCGCCGTCGCGCAGCGAGCAGGTGGCCATGTAGCCGGCGGCGACCGCCATCCGGGCGGCGAGCGGGGAGGTGTCGGTGCGGCCGCCGTGGCGGACGAAGCGGGCGAACTCCTCGACGATGGCGACGTCGCTGCCGCCGTGGGTGCCGTGCGCCTCCTTCACCCGGTAGGTGGCGTCGCCCTCGGCCCGGTAGCCGCTCGGGCCGCTGTTCCACACCCGCACCAGCGCGCCGGGGTCGTCACCGAAGTTCTCCAGCCGTCCCTCGGTGCCGATCACGGTGTAGTTGCGCACGTAGTCCGGGCTGAAGTGGCACTGCTGGTAGGCGGCGATCACGCCGTTGTCCAGGCGCATGTTCATCACCGAGACGTCCTCGACGTCGATCCGGTGGTTGAGGTCGCGCCGCTCGGTCGGCGGCCAGGCGAACTCCTTCAGCCAGCCCTCGGGGCGCGGGGTGCCGGGCTCGCGGCGCGGGAGGTCGCCGTAGAGCATCAGGTCGCCGAAGGCGTTGACCCGCTCGGTGTAGCCGCCCGCCAGCCAGTGCACCACGTCCAGGTCGTGCGCGGCCTTCTGCAGCAGTAGCCCGGTGGTGCGCTCCCGTTCGGCGTGCCAGTCCTTGAAGTAGTAGTCGCCGCCGTAGCCGACGAAGTGGCGCACCCAGAC from Kitasatospora terrestris includes the following:
- a CDS encoding Gfo/Idh/MocA family oxidoreductase; its protein translation is MDDLRLGVIGLGLRLSLPLAAHRPGRGTAVAALCDTDPAALGRAAARLGVDDTCADYRDLLEREDVDAILVVTPDDTHERIAVDCLRAGKPVYLEKPMHITIEGCDNILRAAHESGTRLYVGHNMRHMGVVRQMREIIERGDIGEPKTVWVRHFVGYGGDYYFKDWHAERERTTGLLLQKAAHDLDVVHWLAGGYTERVNAFGDLMLYGDLPRREPGTPRPEGWLKEFAWPPTERRDLNHRIDVEDVSVMNMRLDNGVIAAYQQCHFSPDYVRNYTVIGTEGRLENFGDDPGALVRVWNSGPSGYRAEGDATYRVKEAHGTHGGSDVAIVEEFARFVRHGGRTDTSPLAARMAVAAGYMATCSLRDGGRPYDIPPLDRELTAYFENGQIRPR